ACAGAGAAGAACTCATTGAAGTTGAACAGAGAGTCGCCTGTCAATGAACCCGGGAAAGGCATTGCGCCTTCTGGGCAGATACCGTAGTTCATCAAGCAATAGAGAGGGTCGTAGCAAGAACCACCTTGTGAGAATTGAGCGTCGCCGTGCATACGTACAACGGTTGTAGCGCGGTCCATATAAGTCTTGTTGGCAACGAAACTCTCGCAAAGGTCGTAAGTTTTGCCACTCTTCTTCAGGATTTCAGCCTCAAAGTAGCCCAATGTAGAGTAGTCCCAACAAGTACCTGAACGGTTCTGATTCTTGATACTTGTGATAGGATTCTCCTTCACAACAGTAAATACAGGTTCGTTGTTTTCTTTTGCAGCCTTCTTCTTTGGTGCTGCTGTTGCGCCGGTAGCTATTGTAGCGAGAAGCGCAAGTGCTAAGATTTTTTTCATAATTCTTAAATAAATTTGCCGTCTAAATAAATAGATGTACAAATTGGTTAAAAGTTTAATTATTATTGTTTTTTATTTATTTCACTTTTACTATGCGTTCATAAATGCTTCCACATCATTCGGATGATAAGGAATCAGGTCCTTGCCAATGAAACGGCATCCGTCCTTAGTGATAAGGATATCGTCTTCGATACGAATACCACCGAAATCCTTATATGTATCGAGCTTATCGAAGTTGAGGAAGTCGGCACAGTGCTTCTTCTCACGCCATTCGTCGATGAGTGCAGGGATGAAATAGATACCCGGCTCGTCGGTTACAACGAAACCTTCCTCCAAACGGCGACCCATTCTCAGGCAGTTTGTACCGAACTGGTCGAGGTTAGGACGAGTTTCAGCATCAAAACCAACGTGAATCTGTCCCAATGCTTCCATATCGTGAACATCCATACCCATCATATGGCCGAGACCGTGAGGCAGGAACATAGCGTGAGCACCGGCAGCAACAGCGTCGTCGGTGTTGCCCTTAGCCAAGCCGAGTTCCTTCATTCTCTCGAAAATGATACGACATACTGCAAAATGCACGTCGGCATACTTCATTCCTGGTTTAGACAATTCGAGTGCTGCATCGTGAGCTTCCTCCACAGCCTTGTATATATCCAACTGACGTTGGGTGAACTTGCCGTTCACGGGATATGTACGTGTGTTGTCCGAGCAGTAATGGTTGATGGTTTCAGCACCACAGTCGCAAAGTACCAAACGACCGTCCTCCAAATCTGCCATAGATGGATTGCCGTGCATAATCTCTCCGTGCTGAGAGAGTATGATAGGGAACGAAATCATAGAACCGTATGAGTTTGCGATGCCTTCGAGCTGACCAGCGATGAACTTCTCCGTTACGCCCGGCTTTGCCAGTCGCATAGCGGTCGTGTGCATCTTGTAGCCAATTACTGCGGCGCGTTCCAATTCTTCAATTTCCTCCTGAGTCTTTACGGAGCGCATCTTTACCACAGCGTTGATCAGTTCAAGGCTGGCAGCCTCTTTCTGCTCGTTGGGATGAATGCCAAGAAGATCCATTATCTGAATCTTGATGTCGTGGCGGTAGGGAGGCAAGAAGTGAATCTTACGCTTCGACTGCATTGCTCTGTCGCAAATGTTCTTCAGCTCCTTCATAGGTGCTGATTCCCTCACGCCCACCTGAGCTGCAAGATCTTTCACGGCATCGACACTGCCAAACCAGACTATATCATCAATATCAATGTCATCACCAATCAGCTTTTCAGTGTCTTCATCGATATCAATCACTCCCACGAGTCCGTCGCGCTTCTGTCCGAAATAATAGAGGAAAGAAGAGTCCTGACGGAAAGGAGAATAGCCGTTAGCAGGGCAGTTTGCCGGCGATTCATTGTTGCCAAACAAAATGATAATGCCGTCTTTTACGAGCTTCTTGAGCTCAGCACGACGACCAATGTACGTTTCTTTGCTAAACATATCGGCTTAAATTTTATTGGTAATGCTGCAAAGATAATGAAAATTCCCATAAATTCCCTATCTTTGTAGTCAAATTAATGACTTTTTTTATGGAAATTAATAGAAATACGGGACTTGTGTTAGAAGGAGGAGGTATGAGAGGCGTTTTTACGGCAGGTGTGCTTGACGCTTTTATGAAACATAACCTTTATTTCCATTACGTGGTTGCAGTATCGGCAGGAGCCTGCAACGGACTTTCCTATATGAGCCGACAGCCCCGCAGAGCCAGAGCTTCCAATATCGACCTGTTGGCTAAATATAATTATATTGGTGTCCGGCATCTGGTTACGCAGGGATGTATCTTTGACCCCGAATTGCTCTACAAGCGTTTTCCTTATGAAATCATTCCGTTCGATTACGATACTTTCTTTGAGAATATGCGGAAGGGCGACGTTTTCGAGATGGTTACAACGAATTGCGAAACAGGCAGAAGCGAATACTTGCAGGAAACCTCTGGCGATGCTCATCGGCTGAACGAACTTGTACGCGCTTCGAGCAGTCTGCCTTATGTCAGCAAGATTGTGAATATCGACGGCACACCGATGCTCGACGGCGGAATTGCCGATTCCATTCCGGTTCTCAGGGCGATAGAGACAGGGCACGAAAAGAATATCGTAGTCTGCACGCGCAACAAAGGCTGGCGGGACAACGGCAGGGATCTGAAACAACCTAAGTTTGTGTACCGCAACTATCCACGTCTGAGAGTGTTGTTGAGCCGACGGTTGAAAGCCTACAACGAGCAGTTGGACTTGATTGATGCTTTGGAAGCAAAGGGCGATATTCTTGTTATCCGTCCTGAAAACCCGATTGTGGTTGGGAGAATGGAGAAAGACGTGCAGAAGCTCGAAGCGTTATACGAAGAAGGATTCCAACTTGGCGAAAGATTCACGGAATTATACGCCTGAAAACGTCTGGCAATTGTCAGGCAAGTTGATACTGTATTTTATCCCGCCTTCAGATAAATCCGAACGCATAGGCATATATAAATAAGGTATGTGCTTATCAATCCATTACCTTCTATTCGATATAGCCTTTTCCTGACCTTAAGACTGATTTTCAATCTTCGCAAGATTGCGTTCCATTCTTCGCAAGATTGCGTTGCGTTTTTGCGAAGATTGCGATGCATTCTTCGCACGTTTGGAAAACGCATCTTCATCGGTCTGAAATTACAGGTTGTATTTCTGAGTTTAGGAGAAGGATGATTGAAGAGATACAAGAGAATAAATGAATAAATATCTTCGCTAAGCGATTTGTTTATTCGCTTGCAAATCGCTCCTAAAATTGGATATTGTTTTTCGATTTCGTATATAAAATATACAAACGGCATTCAGATTGTGGTTCTGAATGCCGTTTTCTGTATAGTGATATTGAATTTTATGCTTCAGCAGCCTCGTCTTCAACTGCCTTGAAGTGTGCAAGGTCTTCCGCATTGAATGCCTTGACGTAGGCAGTGCTGCCGATAACTTCTTCTTCCGTCATACGGACGAATACGTTGGCAGACTTTGCGAACAGTTCGGGAGCCTTGCTTGCGTCCTCAATAAGGAGAAGCGACTCGATGATGCCTGCCGTCATATTGTAGAGACGGCGTGCAAGGAAGTCCTGTTCGTCCTGATTGTCGTCTGCCTTAACCTTCTCGAGGGCTTCCTCATAGCGTTCTACGAGTTTGGCAACACGAGCCTGCAAAGACTTCATTTCGTCGGAAACCTCGCCTTCGAGCATTTCCTTCATAATGGAAAGATAGGTGCCGTTGGTAATGTATCGGATTGCTGCAACCACCTGAAGCTGTGTCGTACCCTCATAGATGGAGAAGATGCGTGCATCGCGAAAGAGACGCTGGCTCTTGTACTCCATAATGAAGCCTGAACCACCGTGGATGGAGATGGCATCGTAGGCATTCTGGTTGGCATATTCGGAGTTGATTCCCTTTGACAATGGTGTGAAGGCATCGGCAAGACGTGTGTACTTCTTCATTTCCTGACGGTCTTCGGCAGAGAGTTTCTCGTCGCGCGCAATGTCTTCGAGTGCCTTGTAGATGTCTACGTAGCGTGCTGTCTGATAGAGCAGCGAACGGCCGGCGTCGAGCTTCGCCTTCATACGTGAAAGCATATCGTAGACAGCAGGGAAAGTGATGATTTTCTTGCCGAACTGGGCACGGTCCATGGCGTAGTTCAGGCCTTCAACGTAAGCCTCTCGCGCTACGCCGACACTCTGAGCGGCGATACCCAGTCGGGCACCGTTCATCAATGCCATCACGTACTTGATAAGTCCCATACGTGTATTGCCGCAAAGTTCGGCCTTGGCATTCTTGTAAACCAATTCACAGGTAGGCGAGCCGTGGATACCCAACTTATGTTCTATGTGGCGGACATCGACGCCGCCGTCGCGCTTGTCGTAGATGAACATCGAAAGACCGCGGCCGTCGCGTGTGCCTTCTTCGGAACGGGCGAGCACCAAGTGGAGGTCTGAGTCGCCGTTGGTGATGAAACGCTTCACACCGTTCAGCCGCCAGCAGTTCTCCTTCTCGTCGAATGTAGCCTTGAGCATAACGCGCTGCAAATCGGAACCTGCATCAGGCTCTGTCAGGTCCATTGACATCATTTCGCCTTCGCAGATGCGTGGGATGAACTTTGCACGCTGTTCGTCGGTTCCGAACTCGTAGAGCGTGTCGATACAGGACTGCAACGACCAGATGTTCTGGAAACCGGCGTCGGCTGAAGAAATCATTTCCGAGAGCATAGAGAACACCACGTTCGGCAGATTCAAGCCTCCGTACTGGCGCGGCATACTTACGCCCCAGAGTCCGGCCTTGCGTGTTGCCTCGATGTTTTCGTATGTCTTGCTCGCATAGTGCATACGGCTGTCAATGAGGTGTGGTCCTTCCAAGTCTACGGATTCGGCGTTCGGCTCGATGATGTTTGCCGTAACGTCGCCACAGATATCGAGGACACGCTTATAGTTTTCGATTGCGTCCTCGTAATTGACGGGAGCATCGTCGTATGTCGCAGCATCTTTATAGTTTCTTTCCTTCAACTCAACGATGCGCTTCATCAAAGGATGATTGAGGTGGAACTCAATCTCCGGTTGGTCGCTATAATAATTTGCCATAATCTTTATTTCTTTTTTGTTTCTTTATGAAGAATGTACAAGGCGCAGCTTAATAAAATCAAGGGCAGAATCCCTACCAGTTCAGGATGCTTGGCCGACATCATTGACACGATGCTGCCCATACTTCCCGCAATAAGAAGACTAACCTTTTGCATTTTACTTGCTGTTCTCCTTATAATATTTAATTAACTTCGGCACAACTTCCTCAACAGTACCGTTGATTACGTAGTCTGCAATCTGATTGATAGGCGCATCAGGGTCGTTGTTGATGGAGATAATGATACCTGCATCCTGCATTCCGGCGATATGCTGAATCTGTCCGGAAATGCCACAGGCGATATAAACCTTCGGATGAACGGTAACACCAGTCTGACCTAC
The Prevotella sp. HUN102 genome window above contains:
- a CDS encoding aminopeptidase P family protein produces the protein MFSKETYIGRRAELKKLVKDGIIILFGNNESPANCPANGYSPFRQDSSFLYYFGQKRDGLVGVIDIDEDTEKLIGDDIDIDDIVWFGSVDAVKDLAAQVGVRESAPMKELKNICDRAMQSKRKIHFLPPYRHDIKIQIMDLLGIHPNEQKEAASLELINAVVKMRSVKTQEEIEELERAAVIGYKMHTTAMRLAKPGVTEKFIAGQLEGIANSYGSMISFPIILSQHGEIMHGNPSMADLEDGRLVLCDCGAETINHYCSDNTRTYPVNGKFTQRQLDIYKAVEEAHDAALELSKPGMKYADVHFAVCRIIFERMKELGLAKGNTDDAVAAGAHAMFLPHGLGHMMGMDVHDMEALGQIHVGFDAETRPNLDQFGTNCLRMGRRLEEGFVVTDEPGIYFIPALIDEWREKKHCADFLNFDKLDTYKDFGGIRIEDDILITKDGCRFIGKDLIPYHPNDVEAFMNA
- a CDS encoding patatin family protein, with the translated sequence MEINRNTGLVLEGGGMRGVFTAGVLDAFMKHNLYFHYVVAVSAGACNGLSYMSRQPRRARASNIDLLAKYNYIGVRHLVTQGCIFDPELLYKRFPYEIIPFDYDTFFENMRKGDVFEMVTTNCETGRSEYLQETSGDAHRLNELVRASSSLPYVSKIVNIDGTPMLDGGIADSIPVLRAIETGHEKNIVVCTRNKGWRDNGRDLKQPKFVYRNYPRLRVLLSRRLKAYNEQLDLIDALEAKGDILVIRPENPIVVGRMEKDVQKLEALYEEGFQLGERFTELYA
- a CDS encoding acyl-CoA dehydrogenase family protein gives rise to the protein MANYYSDQPEIEFHLNHPLMKRIVELKERNYKDAATYDDAPVNYEDAIENYKRVLDICGDVTANIIEPNAESVDLEGPHLIDSRMHYASKTYENIEATRKAGLWGVSMPRQYGGLNLPNVVFSMLSEMISSADAGFQNIWSLQSCIDTLYEFGTDEQRAKFIPRICEGEMMSMDLTEPDAGSDLQRVMLKATFDEKENCWRLNGVKRFITNGDSDLHLVLARSEEGTRDGRGLSMFIYDKRDGGVDVRHIEHKLGIHGSPTCELVYKNAKAELCGNTRMGLIKYVMALMNGARLGIAAQSVGVAREAYVEGLNYAMDRAQFGKKIITFPAVYDMLSRMKAKLDAGRSLLYQTARYVDIYKALEDIARDEKLSAEDRQEMKKYTRLADAFTPLSKGINSEYANQNAYDAISIHGGSGFIMEYKSQRLFRDARIFSIYEGTTQLQVVAAIRYITNGTYLSIMKEMLEGEVSDEMKSLQARVAKLVERYEEALEKVKADDNQDEQDFLARRLYNMTAGIIESLLLIEDASKAPELFAKSANVFVRMTEEEVIGSTAYVKAFNAEDLAHFKAVEDEAAEA